In Mycobacterium sp. Aquia_216, a genomic segment contains:
- a CDS encoding TetR/AcrR family transcriptional regulator — protein MRSHGWAGNTPSSDEEAIERILDAADKIIDERGSALRIADVARALGVTRQTVYRYFPGTEALLVASAMRSADGFLDHLAAHLKGITDPVAAVTESFAFAVEQLGADNQLELVLNRRHRGGQTISIVSDTALAFGRSMLHRFDIDWEQHGFDEAGLDELNEFTLRLLHSFLADPGRPARSGADLRRYLIRWIGPAIAYPQMARSMDPLRAAEPRVGGRSSAAS, from the coding sequence ATGCGTAGCCACGGTTGGGCAGGGAACACGCCCTCGTCCGATGAGGAGGCGATCGAGCGGATCCTCGACGCCGCCGACAAGATCATTGACGAGCGAGGATCGGCCCTGCGGATCGCCGACGTCGCCCGCGCCCTCGGCGTGACCCGACAAACCGTATACCGGTATTTTCCCGGAACTGAGGCGTTGCTGGTGGCGAGCGCGATGCGGTCGGCCGATGGCTTCCTTGATCATCTGGCGGCTCACCTCAAAGGCATCACCGACCCGGTCGCGGCGGTGACGGAAAGTTTCGCGTTCGCCGTTGAACAGCTGGGCGCCGACAACCAGCTCGAATTGGTGCTCAATCGCCGCCACCGTGGCGGTCAAACGATCTCCATCGTGTCTGATACCGCGCTGGCCTTCGGGCGATCGATGCTGCACCGCTTCGATATCGATTGGGAGCAGCACGGTTTCGATGAGGCAGGCCTGGACGAGTTGAACGAATTCACCCTTCGGCTGCTGCACTCTTTCCTGGCAGATCCGGGCCGGCCCGCGCGCAGCGGCGCGGATCTTCGGCGCTACCTGATCCGTTGGATCGGACCGGCGATTGCCTACCCGCAAATGGCGCGGTCGATGGACCCGCTGCGGGCCGCCGAGCCACGAGTCGGGGGGCGGTCCTCGGCGGCGTCCTGA